A DNA window from Microcystis aeruginosa NIES-843 contains the following coding sequences:
- a CDS encoding HigA family addiction module antitoxin, whose product MMTLKNPVHPGRIVKSSIEELELTVTAAAKMLNVSRSRLSNLINGKAGISPEMAVRLSKTIGSTPAFWLRLQMNYDLAEVRTHIPHPKCHNVSKEEGARVKILI is encoded by the coding sequence ATGATGACCCTGAAAAATCCCGTACATCCGGGCAGAATTGTCAAAAGTTCGATTGAAGAGCTTGAATTGACCGTTACAGCTGCGGCAAAAATGCTGAACGTGTCACGCTCTAGACTATCTAACCTAATCAATGGCAAGGCGGGGATTTCCCCGGAAATGGCTGTGCGTTTGTCAAAGACAATCGGTAGCACCCCTGCTTTCTGGCTGCGCCTCCAGATGAATTATGATCTTGCTGAGGTTAGAACCCACATTCCGCACCCTAAGTGTCACAACGTCTCAAAAGAGGAAGGGGCGCGAGTCAAAATACTTATCTAG